A region from the Lolium perenne isolate Kyuss_39 chromosome 4, Kyuss_2.0, whole genome shotgun sequence genome encodes:
- the LOC127296935 gene encoding uncharacterized protein, which produces MLQLLMAMAFSAAPLTLYVPPVRSLSLFVETMETLCRECAPYSHGAVARLRLGLSRIFAGLARALR; this is translated from the coding sequence ATGCTGCAGCTGCTGATGGCGATGGCCTTCTCGGCGGCGCCGCTCACGCTCTACGTGCCGCCGGTGCGGAGCCTCAGCCTCTTCGTCGAGACCATGGAGACGCTCTGCCGGGAGTGCGCGCCATACTCCCACGGCGCCGTCGCCCGCCTCCGCCTCGGCCTCTCCCGCATCTTCGCCGGCCTCGCCCGCGCCCTGCGCTAA
- the LOC127296930 gene encoding uncharacterized protein, whose product MLRVVSTLRPLLRRPLLPGPKHLPRPRRLARPFRALSSSAPLVASPPSVPGVDGITEEHLVRCAAAGRAPLRVAVLLSGGVDSSVALRLLHAAGHSCTAFYLKIWFQEDFRNFWSECPWDDDLKYAQAVCDKIDVPLEVVHLSDEYWNHVVSHIINEYRNGRTPNPDVLCNTRIKFGAFLEAIENLGFDFIASGHYAHVVHPSVQDVESSSELQLSKDKVKDQTYFLSHLSQPQLRRLLFPLGCITKDEVRSLAAQMDLPNQSRKDSQGICFLGKVKFSEFVERHIGEMEGVLIEAETGDYLGAHRGFWFYTIGQRQGLRLPGGPWYVVEKDVKNNVVFVSRNYYSLDKRRRTFRVGSLNWFGNFGPTNNEQLKCKVRHSPEFHDCTVTNEQTEENGDVLTVHLSEDDQGLAAGQFAAFYRDGTCLGSGIILDSWDEMSFPVCAKALETARMEDKSKLGKPVRIVNLEHMVKPEPERVKVA is encoded by the exons ATGCTGCGCGTCGTATCCACCCTCCGCCCGCTCCTCCGGAGGCCTCTCCTCCCGGGTCCTAAACATCTCccccgtccccgccggctggcgcGGCCGTTCCGCGCCCTCTCTTCCTCAGCACCGCTCGTGGCCTCACCGCCCAGCGTGCCCGGGGTGGATGGGATCACCGAAGAGCACCTCGTGCGGTGCGCGGCCGCAGGGAGGGCGCCGCTGCGGGTGGCCGTGCTGCTGAGCGGCGGGGTCGACAGCAGCGTCGCGCTGCGCCTCCTCCACGCCGCGGGGCACAGCTGCACCGCCTTCTACCTCAAGATCTGGTTCCAG GAAGATTTCAGGAACTTTTGGTCCGAGTGCCCGTGGGATGACGATCTGAAGTATGCGCAAGCTGTGTGTGACAAG ATTGATGTGCCATTGGAGGTTGTACATCTATCTGATGAGTATTGGAACCATGTG GTGTCTCATATTATAAACGAGTACCGCAACGGGCGTACTCCCAACCCTGACGTTCTCTGTAACACGAGAATAAAGTTTG GAGCTTTCTTAGAAGCAATTGAAAACCTGGGATTTGATTTCATAGCTTCTGGACATTATGCACATGTAGTCCACCCATCTGTTCAGGATGTTGAAAGTTCATCAGAGCTCCAACTTTCGAAAGACAAG GTCAAGGATCAAACTTATTTCCTCTCACATCTCTCTCAGCCCCAGCTTAGAAGGCTTCTCTTTCCATTGGGTTGTATAACAAAG GATGAAGTGCGCAGTCTGGCTGCTCAGATGGACCTTCCTAACCAAAGTAGAAAGGATTCCCAGGGGATATGTTTTCTTGGAAAG GTCAAATTTAGCGAGTTTGTTGAAAGACATATAGGAGAAATGGAGGGTGTACTTATTGAAGCTGAAACTGGAGACTACCTAGGGGCACACCGCGGGTTTTGGTTCTATACAATTGGTCAGAGACAAGGCCTGCGCCTTCCTGGAGGACCTTG GTATGTGGTTGAGAAAGATGTGAAAAATAATGTGGTTTTTGTATCGAGAAATTATTATTCACTGGATAAGAGGAGGAGAACATTTCGTGTTGGATCCCTAAACTGGTTTGGCAATTTTGGGCCGACAAACAATGAACAGCTCAAATGCAAG GTAAGGCACAGTCCTGAATTTCATGATTGCACCGTCACAAATGAGCAAACTGAAGAAAACGGAGATGTTCTGACAGTGCATCTGTCTGAAGACGATCAAGGTTTAGCAGCCGGTCAGTTTGCAGCGTTCTACCGTGACGGCACATGCCTAGGGTCAGGCATAATCTTGGATTCCTGGGATGAGATGAGCTTCCCTGTCTGCGCAAAGGCATTAGAAACCGCTAGGATGGAGGACAAGTCCAAGCTGGGGAAGCCTGTAAGAATTGTGAACTTGGAACATATGGTGAAGCCAGAACCGGAGCGGGTCAAGGTTGCTTGA